The Carassius auratus strain Wakin chromosome 27, ASM336829v1, whole genome shotgun sequence genome includes a region encoding these proteins:
- the cyp7a1 gene encoding cytochrome P450 7A1, whose protein sequence is MILSIALIWAIVVGLCCCLWLITGIRRRQPGEPPVENGWIPYLGCALQFGANPLEFLRSRQKKHGHIFTCKIAGQYVHFLCDPFSYHAVIRQGRHLDWKKFHFDASAKAFGHESMDPSQGYTTENLHQTFLKTLQGEALSPLIETMMENLQSTMLQSGMLKAKPSEWQSDGIFAFCYKIMFEAGYLTLFGKELDGDQSIARQQAQKALVLNALENFKEFDKIFPALIAGLPIHVFKSAYSARENLTKTMLRENLSKRANVSDLICLRMLLNDTLSTFNEQSKARTHVAMLWASQANTLPATFWTLFHMIRCPAAMKAATEEVRRTFESSYQKIDPMNSRLVLTREQLDNMPVLDSIIKEAMRLSSASLNVRMAKSDFLLHLDNNESYHIRKDDVIALYPPMIHFDPEIYEDPLTYKYDRYLDENGQEKTSFYRNGRKLRYYYMPFGSGVTKCPGRFFAVHEIKQFLSLLLAYFEMDLLDPDVKEPPLDQSRAGLGVLQPTYDVDFRYRLRSH, encoded by the exons ATGATACTAAGCATTGCCCTCATTTGGGCCATAGTTGTTGGACTCTGTTGTTGTCTTTGGCTTATCACAGGAATACGCAGAAG ACAGCCTGGGGAGCCTCCAGTAGAAAATGGCTGGATCCCTTACCTCGGTTGTGCTCTTCAGTTTGGTGCCAATCCTTTAGAGTTTCTTCGCAGCAGACAGAAGAAACATGGTCACATTTTTACATGCAAGATTGCTGGGCAGTATGTCCATTTCCTTTGTGATCCATTCTCCTACCATGCCGTTATCCGCCAAGGAAGGCATCTAGATTGGAAGAAATTTCACTTTGATGCCTCTGCAAAG GCATTTGGTCATGAGAGCATGGATCCCAGTCAAGGTTACACCACCGAGAACCTGCATCAGACCTTCCTGAAGACCCTGCAAGGGGAGGCCTTGTCTCCTCTCATTGAGACCATGATGGAAAACCTACAGAGCACCATGCTGCAGTCAGGCATGCTGAAAGCCAAACCCTCCGAGTGGCAGAGCGATGGCATTTTTGCTTTCTGCTACAAGATCATGTTTGAAGCAGGTTACCTGACCCTCTTTGGAAAGGAATTGGATGGAGACCAGAGTATTGCACGCCAGCAGGCCCAAAAAGCTCTGGTGCTCAATGCATTGGAGAACTTCAAAGAGTTTGATAAGATCTTTCCTGCTCTGATTGCTGGTCTCCCCATTCACGTTTTCAAAAGTGCGTACAGCGCTCGCGAAAATCTCACCAAGACAATGCTCCGCGAGAACCTCAGCAAGCGTGCCAATGTGTCGGACCTCATATGCTTACGCATGCTCTTAAATGACACACTATCTACCTTCAACGAGCAGAGCAAAGCCAGGACCCATGTGGCCATGCTGTGGGCTTCACAAGCAAACACTTTGCCTGCAACCTTCTGGACCCTGTTCCATATGATCAG GTGCCCTGCGGCCATGAAAGCTGCTACCGAAGAGGTGAGGCGAACATTTGAAAGTTCTTATCAGAAAATCGATCCCATGAATTCTCGACTTGTACTAACAAGGGAACAGTTGGACAACATGCCAGTTCTAG ACAGTATCATTAAAGAGGCGATGAGGCTGTCCAGCGCGTCCCTGAATGTGAGAATGGCCAAGAGCGATTTCCTTCTTCACCTGGACAACAACGAGTCTTACCACATCCGCAAAGATGATGTAATAGCTCTGTACCCCCCGATGATTCACTTTGATCCTGAGATCTATGAAGATCCTCTG ACATACAAGTATGATAGATACCTTGATGAGAATGGACAGGAGAAGACGAGCTTTTATCGAAACGGACGCAAACTTCGTTACTACTACATGCCCTTTGGCTCTGGGGTAACCAAGTGTCCTGGCCGCTTCTTTGCTGTGCATGAGATCAAGCAGTTCCTGTCTCTACTGCTAGCGTACTTTGAAATGGACCTTTTAGACCCTGATGTGAAAGAACCGCCGCTGGACCAGTCTCGGGCCGGACTGGGCGTTCTGCAGCCCACCTATGATGTTGACTTTCGATACAGACTCAGATCTCACTAG